In a genomic window of Lacrimispora sp. BS-2:
- a CDS encoding ABC transporter ATP-binding protein yields the protein MNQEKILEVNDLDIKFELRGKTLHAIRGISLDLYKGEILAIVGESGSGKSVFTKSFMGLLERNGYVDGGKAVYYGAEDSGEIELTAVKREKDWLKIRGREIAMIMQDPMTSLNPLKTIGVQIMEAVLLHQKVGRLEAKKRTLKYLTDVGIQDPEQRFSQYPHEFSGGMRQRVVIAIAIACNPQILICDEPTTALDVTIQAQILDLLKELRHKYRLSVILITHDLGVVANIADRVAVMYAGDIVEIGTCEDIFYDARHPYTWALLSSLPQVGVKGTDLFSIPGTPPNLYAEIKGDAFAPRNPQALKIDFVKSPPYFQVSPTHKAKTWLLDPRAPKADPPPVIRKIRNGGLF from the coding sequence ATGAATCAGGAGAAGATTTTAGAGGTAAACGATCTGGACATTAAATTTGAATTAAGAGGAAAAACCCTCCATGCCATACGGGGGATTTCCCTGGATTTATATAAGGGAGAGATTCTGGCTATTGTAGGAGAATCGGGAAGCGGAAAGTCTGTTTTCACCAAATCTTTTATGGGACTTTTGGAGAGAAATGGATATGTGGATGGCGGAAAGGCTGTTTATTACGGGGCTGAGGACAGTGGGGAAATTGAATTAACAGCCGTAAAGAGGGAGAAGGACTGGTTAAAGATACGGGGGCGTGAGATTGCAATGATCATGCAGGATCCCATGACCAGCTTAAATCCCTTAAAAACCATTGGGGTTCAGATCATGGAAGCGGTGCTGCTTCACCAGAAGGTGGGGCGTTTGGAAGCGAAGAAACGGACCCTTAAATATTTAACTGATGTGGGAATTCAGGACCCGGAACAAAGATTTAGCCAGTATCCTCACGAATTTTCCGGTGGGATGCGCCAGCGGGTAGTGATCGCCATTGCCATTGCATGCAATCCCCAGATCCTTATTTGTGATGAACCGACTACGGCTCTTGACGTGACCATACAGGCCCAGATCCTGGACCTGCTTAAGGAACTGCGGCACAAATACAGGCTTTCGGTAATTTTAATCACCCATGACCTGGGGGTGGTGGCCAACATCGCAGACAGGGTGGCTGTCATGTACGCCGGGGATATTGTGGAGATCGGGACCTGTGAAGATATTTTTTATGATGCAAGGCATCCTTATACCTGGGCTTTGCTTTCCTCTCTGCCTCAGGTAGGGGTAAAGGGAACGGATCTTTTTTCCATTCCCGGAACGCCTCCCAATCTTTATGCAGAGATAAAGGGAGATGCTTTTGCGCCCCGCAATCCTCAGGCTCTTAAAATCGATTTTGTAAAAAGCCCCCCTTATTTTCAAGTATCGCCCACCCATAAGGCGAAGACCTGGCTGTTGGATCCCAGGGCACCTAAGGCAGACCCGCCGCCTGTCATCAGAAAAATCAGGAACGGAGGGCTGTTTTGA
- a CDS encoding ABC transporter permease, producing MMKQFSYRHTKEAEFMETMEEGALFSFAGFNEREAEKTGYSNYSYWYSTFRAFLKNRGAFVLLVLLILLLAFTFAQPYLPGQYDPNMIINDAKGMQYRNVPPGKDFILGTNSIGQDLWARIWAGTRTSLIIGLSVALAEAVIGITVGVIWGYVRKADFILTEIYNIIDNIPNTIVLILISYILKPSVKTLVFAMCLTGWIQMARFIRNQILIIRDRDYNVASRCLGTPVSRIILKNLLPYLVSVIMLRMALTIPAAIGNEVFITYIGLGLPVNIPSLGNLINEGRALITTPALRYQLVYPTIILSFVTISFYIIGNAFSDAADPKNHM from the coding sequence ATGATGAAGCAGTTCTCTTACCGTCATACAAAGGAAGCGGAATTCATGGAAACCATGGAGGAAGGAGCGTTGTTTTCTTTTGCAGGCTTTAACGAAAGGGAGGCGGAGAAAACAGGATACAGCAATTATTCCTACTGGTACAGCACCTTCCGCGCCTTTTTAAAGAACAGGGGAGCCTTTGTTCTTCTGGTGCTTTTGATTCTTCTCCTGGCATTTACATTTGCCCAGCCCTATCTGCCGGGACAGTATGATCCCAATATGATCATCAATGATGCAAAGGGGATGCAGTATCGCAATGTTCCTCCGGGAAAAGATTTTATTCTGGGAACCAATTCCATTGGACAGGATCTCTGGGCAAGGATCTGGGCGGGAACCAGGACCTCCTTGATCATCGGCCTGTCCGTGGCTTTAGCGGAGGCGGTCATCGGCATAACCGTGGGCGTGATCTGGGGATATGTGAGAAAGGCGGATTTCATTCTCACGGAAATTTATAATATCATTGACAACATTCCAAATACCATTGTTCTGATTTTGATCTCTTATATTTTAAAGCCCAGTGTGAAGACTCTGGTGTTTGCCATGTGCCTGACCGGCTGGATTCAGATGGCCAGGTTCATCAGGAATCAGATCCTTATTATCCGGGACAGGGATTATAATGTTGCCAGCCGGTGTCTTGGGACTCCTGTCAGCCGGATTATTTTAAAAAACCTGCTTCCTTATCTGGTGTCGGTGATCATGCTGCGCATGGCATTGACCATTCCGGCTGCCATTGGAAATGAAGTATTTATTACATACATTGGTTTGGGACTTCCGGTAAATATTCCCAGTCTCGGCAATCTGATCAACGAGGGACGGGCTTTGATCACCACCCCTGCTTTGCGTTACCAGCTGGTTTACCCAACTATTATTCTATCCTTTGTCACCATATCGTTTTATATCATCGGCAATGCCTTTTCGGATGCCGCTGATCCCAAGAATCACATGTAA
- a CDS encoding ATP-binding cassette domain-containing protein, whose protein sequence is MEREVLLDVRNLDVTFGERRKKYEAVKKVNFKIYKGETFGLVGESGSGKTTIGRAIMRIVPSCGGDILYKGEKINGKIPAELDRKVIKEIQMIFQDPQASLNERAKVDYIISEGLMNMEKGLGDRERKKRVDQALLDVGLLPEFASRFPHEFSGGQRQRIGIARSLIMNPDFIIADEPISALDVSVRAQVLNLLGDMKKKRQITYLFIAHDLSVMRFITDRIAVIRKGEIVEMAETEELITHALHPYTRALLSAIPMPDPKHEKEKKLLVYDPSIHDYSWEKSFWREIRPDHFVLANRKEAEEYKKLY, encoded by the coding sequence ATGGAACGTGAAGTACTGCTTGATGTAAGGAACTTGGATGTGACCTTTGGAGAGCGCAGAAAGAAATATGAAGCGGTAAAAAAGGTGAATTTTAAAATATACAAAGGCGAAACCTTTGGGCTGGTAGGGGAATCGGGGTCAGGGAAAACAACCATTGGCCGTGCGATCATGAGGATCGTTCCAAGCTGCGGAGGAGATATTCTTTACAAAGGGGAAAAGATCAATGGAAAGATCCCGGCGGAGCTGGACCGGAAGGTCATTAAAGAAATACAGATGATCTTTCAGGATCCCCAGGCTTCCTTAAATGAAAGGGCAAAGGTGGATTATATCATCAGCGAAGGCCTGATGAACATGGAAAAAGGATTAGGGGATAGGGAACGGAAAAAACGGGTGGACCAGGCCCTTCTTGATGTTGGGCTTCTTCCGGAATTTGCAAGCCGTTTCCCCCATGAGTTTTCCGGAGGGCAGAGGCAGAGAATCGGAATTGCCAGATCCCTTATCATGAACCCGGATTTTATCATTGCTGACGAGCCGATTTCTGCCCTGGATGTATCCGTCCGGGCCCAGGTTTTAAACCTTCTTGGAGATATGAAGAAAAAACGGCAGATCACCTATCTTTTTATTGCTCACGACTTATCTGTCATGAGGTTTATCACGGACCGGATCGCAGTGATCCGCAAAGGTGAGATCGTGGAAATGGCGGAAACGGAGGAGCTGATCACCCATGCCCTCCATCCTTATACCAGGGCCCTGCTTTCCGCAATCCCCATGCCTGATCCGAAGCATGAGAAGGAAAAAAAGCTTCTGGTCTACGATCCTTCTATTCACGATTACTCATGGGAAAAGTCATTCTGGAGGGAAATAAGGCCGGATCATTTCGTGCTGGCAAACCGGAAGGAAGCGGAAGAATATAAAAAATTGTACTGA
- a CDS encoding ABC transporter permease produces the protein MLKYLGKRIARSFLTLIIILTVVFCLLRLMPIEGYFQNFDKMTPQQIQVGLKEMGLTDPLPVQVIRFFKDLLHGNLGVSRIYRSNVPVSDILKDKLPVSVKLGIWSMAISLLVGLPMGALMARYKYRWFDKIGTLFIVCIQAVPAAVYFLYIQLYGTRLLGVGLLFQINDPKYWVLPVLSMSLGNIAFYGMWLRRYMVDESNKDYVKLAKAKGMSEGGVMFKHIFRNAFVPLAQYIPTAFLNTVIGSIYIESLYSIPGMGGLLVTVIKKHDNTMVQGIVLLYACVGVMGLLLGDLLMVLLDPRISLGKKEGDR, from the coding sequence ATGTTAAAGTATTTAGGTAAACGAATCGCACGTTCATTTCTTACGCTGATCATCATCCTGACAGTGGTGTTCTGTCTGCTTCGTCTGATGCCTATTGAGGGATATTTCCAGAATTTTGATAAGATGACTCCTCAGCAGATCCAGGTGGGATTAAAGGAGATGGGTCTTACGGATCCTCTGCCGGTTCAGGTGATCCGCTTCTTTAAAGACCTTCTTCACGGGAATCTGGGCGTGTCCAGGATTTACCGATCCAATGTTCCTGTGTCAGATATTTTAAAGGATAAGCTCCCTGTTTCTGTTAAACTGGGGATCTGGTCCATGGCGATCTCTCTTCTTGTAGGGCTTCCCATGGGTGCCCTGATGGCCAGGTATAAATACAGGTGGTTCGATAAGATCGGAACTTTGTTTATTGTATGCATTCAGGCAGTTCCGGCTGCTGTTTATTTTCTGTATATCCAGCTTTACGGCACCAGGCTGTTGGGGGTGGGATTGTTATTCCAGATCAATGATCCGAAATACTGGGTTCTTCCGGTTCTATCCATGTCCCTTGGAAACATCGCCTTTTACGGCATGTGGCTGAGACGGTATATGGTGGATGAAAGCAATAAGGATTATGTGAAATTAGCGAAGGCAAAGGGGATGTCAGAGGGCGGAGTCATGTTTAAGCATATTTTCCGCAATGCCTTCGTTCCTTTGGCCCAGTATATTCCCACCGCATTTTTAAATACTGTGATCGGATCCATTTACATTGAATCCCTGTACAGCATACCGGGAATGGGAGGACTTCTTGTTACGGTGATTAAAAAGCACGATAATACCATGGTGCAGGGCATTGTCCTGCTCTATGCCTGCGTAGGCGTTATGGGGCTTTTACTGGGTGACCTTCTCATGGTATTATTGGATCCCAGGATCAGTCTGGGAAAGAAAGAAGGTGACAGATGA